A stretch of Chionomys nivalis chromosome 2, mChiNiv1.1, whole genome shotgun sequence DNA encodes these proteins:
- the LOC130866980 gene encoding olfactory receptor 8K3-like, with translation MKTHNLTVVTEFILMGITDCPELQAPLFGLFLIIYLITLVGNLGMIILTMVDSRIQTPMYFFLRHLSITDLGYSTSVGPKMLRNFIVDLNTIPFYFFATQLSFFSMFIVSEFFIPSATSYDRYVAICKPLLYNVIMSRRVCWVLVAIPYLYSIFVALIVTINIFSSSFCGHNVISHFYCDGLPLTSLLCTNKEESEMIILILSTVDLISSPLVILVSYLLILRAILRMNTAEGRCKAFSTCGSHLTVVTVFYGTLIFMYVQPKSSHSINTDKVASIFYTMVIPMLNPLICSLRNKDAKKALRRTGKKIQNIFS, from the coding sequence ATGAAGACCCACAACCTCACAGTGGTGACTGAGTTCATCCTGATGGGCATCACTGACTGCCCTGAGCTGCAGGCACCATTGTTTGGACTTTTCCTCATCATCTATCTGATCACATTGGTTGGCAACCTGGGCATGATCATCCTCACCATGGTGGATTCCAGAATACAAACACCCATGTACTTCTTTCTCAGACATCTTTCTATCACTGATCTTGGTTATTCAACTTCTGTGGGACCCAAAATGTTAAGAAATTTTATTGTAGATCTGAATAcaataccattttatttttttgctacccAGTTGTCTTTCTTTAGTATGTTCATTGTTAGTGAATTTTTTATTCCCTCTGCAACGTCTTATGACCgttatgtggccatctgcaaacCACTCCTATACAATGTCATTATGTCACGAAGAGTATGTTGGGTCCTGGTGGCAATCCCATATCTTTATAGTATatttgttgctctcattgtcaccataaatattttctcttcatcCTTCTGTGGTCACAATGTCATCAGTCATTTCTACTGTGATGGTCTCCCATTAACATCTTTGCTGTGCACAAATAAAGAGGAAAGTGAAATGATCATTTTAATCTTATCAACTGTTGACTTGATTTCTTCTCCACTTGTGATCCTTGTCTCCTATCTGCTCATTCTCAGAGCTATTCTCAGGATGAACACTGCTGAGGGCAGATGCAAGGCTTTTTCCACCTGTGGGTCCCACCTGACAGTAGTCACTGTCTTCTATGGGACTttgatatttatgtatgtgcagcCTAAGTCCAGTCACTCCATCAACACTGACAAGGTAGCTTCCATCTTTTACACCATGGTCATCCCTATGTTAAATCCCTTGATCTGTAGTTTGAGGAACAAAGATGCCAAGAAGGCCCTAAGAAGGAcagggaaaaaaatacaaaatatcttcTCCTAA
- the LOC130866986 gene encoding olfactory receptor 8K3-like, producing the protein METHNLTVVTEFILMGITDHPELQAPLFGLFLIIYLITLIGNLGMIVLTMVDSRLQTPMYFFLRHLATVDLGYSTSVGPKMLRKFIVDQNTIPFYFCATQMFFFDMFIVAEFFILSAMSYDCYVAICKPLLYTVIMSQRVCWTLVTIPYLYGIFVSLLLTIKIFTVSFCRPNVIRHFYCDGLPLLSLAFLNTHEIEVIILILSAFNLLSSVLVVIVSYVFILAAILRMNSAEGKSKVFSTCGSHLTVVAVFYGTLIFMYLQPMSIHSFDTDKVTSIFYSQVIPMLNPLIYRLRNKDVKDSLKKTVEKLCNIIW; encoded by the coding sequence ATGGAGACCCACAACCTCACAGTGGTGACTGAGTTCATCCTGATGGGCATCACTGACCATCCTGAGCTGCAGGCACCATTGTTCGGACTTTTCCTCATCATCTATTTGATCACATTGATTGGCAATTTGGGCATGATCGTCCTCACCATGGTGGATTCCAGGCTGCAAACACCTATGTATTTCTTTCTCAGACACCTCGCTACTGTAGATCTTGGTTATTCAACTTCTGTGGGGCCCAAAATGTtaagaaagtttattgtagatcaGAATAcaataccattttatttttgtgctacccaaatgtttttctttgatatgttcattgttgctgaattttttattctctctgcaatGTCTTATGACTgttatgtggccatctgcaaacCACTCCTCTACACTGTCATTATGTCACAAAGAGTATGCTGGACACTGGTCACCATTCCCTACCTCTATGGTATATTTGTCTCACTTCTGCTTACCATAAAGATTTTCACTGTGTCCTTCTGCAGGCCCAATGTTATCAGACATTTCTACTGTGATGGTCTCCCCTTGTTGTCTTTGGCCTTCTTAAATACTCATGAAATTGAGgtgataattttaatattatcagcttttaatttgctttcttctgttttggTGGTCATTGTCTCCTATGTATTCATCCTTGCAGCTATTCTCAGGATGAACTCAGCTGAGGGCAAAAGTAAGGTTTTCTCTACCTGTGGGTCCCACCTGACAGTAGTCGCTGTCTTCTATGGGACTTTGATATTCATGTATTTGCAGCCTATGTCCATTCATTCCTTTGACACTGATAAAGTGACTTCCATATTTTACAGTCAAGTTATACCTATGCTGAATCCCTTAATCTATAGATTGAGAAACAAAGATGTAAAAGATTCCCttaaaaaaacagtggaaaaACTATGCAATATTATCTGGTAG
- the LOC130870224 gene encoding cytochrome c oxidase subunit 7A2, mitochondrial-like — MLRNLLALRQIAQRTISTTSRRNFENKVPEKQKLFQEDNGIPVHLKGGASDALLYRLTMALTVGGTA, encoded by the coding sequence ATGTTGCGGAATCTGCTGGCCCTCCGTCAGATTGCCCAGAGGACCATCAGCACTACTTCACGgaggaattttgaaaataaagttcCAGAGAAACAAAAGCTGTTTCAGGAGGATAATGGCATCCCAGTGCATCTGAAGGGTGGGgcctctgatgccctcctctACAGACTCACAATGGCTCTGACAGTTGGTGGAACAGCGTAA